Proteins encoded in a region of the Pirellulaceae bacterium genome:
- a CDS encoding O-antigen ligase family protein: MNVLANLIRTSLLLVLFVTPWFFGGVWASVQWVLLLILAILLSLELVGRFGDEKRPGLIPTAWMPLIIGIALGIFQLIPWTPSLANRFAAESQQWQQEFTEPVPSSTTLQLTTKRATDTTLKRVTTRSLYTVATREYLALLCLATAVLILSSLHLVDRQSILWLCTSSAVCGAAISFFGLIQRLSWNGKFYWLFEPMYGGWESFGPFVNRNNAGGFLNMCLAAGLGILIWTHGAPLEKSTESTQPRRRHRSQSRQSPSRRRSSGRTIDQTGRSSEHPSNASQSSKAQIPQGSEDTESGRASRHHGDVIYPSDVQTTRPDFSRRSFSQAISRYLGELNAPRLGAIALVAFMVGGVFCTASRGSILAMFAATMATVASLAMHSGNRKYAAGLLFVMVAGLGLMSWAGQSDFVKSRFEDMVTDKQYETGRVPNWLEALETVPDFWAAGTGLGTYRFVYERFQHRYLSDISHFHAENQYIQALVEGGVIALFLLLAAIALVIIAITKLYRAGGITNTVLAVMGTFALVSQAVGGSFDFGLYIPSNTILMASICGAVIGRAALLTIWPSHDLDHIHPLGSYDADSDSLGPIKSRSPALASEDADVIPGTAHTRSTRRSHRRPGTSRHKQPTASRLIAFKAPNSFIALIIGLLGLGCLFGSLELNKAAKIAVAMRESSLDIISEMDDPDKISYAMSNLVKVLPQRWDDALAHRRAAVILMQLYQAETYQQLLSEKQSKSDLSATEQESTDTEDKSSRDEDLWQRSSVWHLHGTIRELLRKGDRKAIEQLLQQPTVKDRLLPAMKHVIIARDAACTIPQLHYMVAELLASNAPNANDQIYLDRAKTLAPGDASLWYWAGLLDLNNDRKDAACQSWHHSLTLSDVHLNDIIENARGKLTLRDLLEKVLPKRSDILLKVIQRNFLGDDKIKVRNIFLQRAEEFIETTDLPSAEMAYVKGSIYGLQGRTTEAAAELKQAVTFDGSQLNWRFEYARRLLELEEFEEALNQVKILQSERPSRGVYRRLRKEINRKRYRVGAPDTK; the protein is encoded by the coding sequence ATGAATGTATTGGCCAACTTAATTCGAACATCCCTGTTGCTTGTCCTGTTCGTAACACCATGGTTCTTTGGCGGTGTCTGGGCAAGTGTCCAGTGGGTTTTACTGCTGATTCTTGCGATCCTATTGTCCCTCGAGCTGGTGGGAAGATTCGGTGACGAAAAGCGGCCCGGCCTCATTCCCACCGCCTGGATGCCACTAATTATTGGCATCGCCTTGGGCATATTCCAATTGATCCCCTGGACCCCTTCTCTGGCAAATCGGTTCGCCGCCGAATCACAACAATGGCAGCAAGAGTTCACGGAGCCCGTACCGAGCAGCACGACTCTTCAGCTAACCACGAAACGGGCCACTGATACCACGCTGAAGCGGGTCACGACTCGTTCGCTATACACGGTTGCAACTCGTGAATACCTTGCCCTGCTGTGCCTTGCCACGGCGGTATTGATACTGTCATCTTTACATCTCGTGGATCGACAATCGATTCTCTGGCTTTGCACCTCCTCGGCTGTATGCGGAGCCGCGATCTCTTTCTTCGGATTGATCCAGCGTCTTTCCTGGAATGGAAAATTCTATTGGCTTTTTGAGCCGATGTACGGAGGCTGGGAATCCTTCGGTCCTTTCGTGAATCGAAACAACGCGGGCGGCTTCCTAAATATGTGCTTGGCCGCTGGACTGGGGATCTTGATTTGGACACACGGTGCACCACTCGAAAAATCGACCGAATCGACTCAACCGCGGCGACGCCATCGCTCGCAGTCACGACAGAGTCCCTCGCGACGACGCTCCTCAGGACGGACAATCGATCAAACTGGCCGATCATCCGAACACCCTAGTAACGCTTCGCAAAGCTCCAAGGCGCAAATCCCGCAGGGCTCGGAGGACACAGAGAGCGGTAGAGCAAGTCGTCACCACGGAGACGTCATCTATCCCTCCGATGTTCAAACGACCCGCCCTGATTTTTCTCGGCGATCTTTTTCGCAAGCTATTTCTAGATACCTGGGTGAACTCAATGCGCCTCGATTGGGCGCCATCGCACTTGTGGCATTTATGGTCGGTGGAGTGTTCTGTACGGCCTCAAGAGGCTCCATCCTTGCCATGTTCGCCGCCACCATGGCCACCGTCGCCTCACTCGCGATGCATTCCGGGAATCGCAAATACGCAGCCGGACTGTTGTTCGTCATGGTTGCAGGCCTGGGATTGATGAGTTGGGCCGGGCAATCCGATTTTGTCAAATCGCGATTCGAAGACATGGTCACGGACAAACAGTATGAAACTGGACGAGTACCCAACTGGCTAGAAGCACTGGAAACAGTCCCCGATTTCTGGGCCGCTGGCACCGGACTTGGCACCTATCGATTCGTCTATGAAAGATTCCAGCATCGCTACCTGAGCGACATTTCACATTTCCATGCAGAGAACCAATACATCCAAGCATTAGTCGAAGGCGGCGTCATTGCACTCTTCTTGCTACTCGCTGCAATCGCCTTGGTCATCATCGCGATCACCAAACTGTATCGAGCGGGTGGAATCACAAACACGGTCTTAGCAGTCATGGGAACCTTTGCATTGGTCAGTCAAGCCGTGGGAGGATCCTTTGATTTTGGACTCTATATTCCATCAAACACGATCTTGATGGCCAGTATTTGCGGTGCCGTCATCGGTCGAGCTGCCTTACTCACGATCTGGCCCAGCCACGACCTGGATCACATTCATCCCCTCGGCTCCTACGACGCAGATTCTGATTCCTTAGGCCCAATAAAAAGTCGCAGCCCAGCCCTGGCCTCGGAGGATGCTGACGTGATTCCTGGCACGGCCCATACCAGGTCAACGCGCCGATCGCATAGACGGCCCGGAACATCTCGACACAAACAGCCAACCGCATCGCGACTGATTGCCTTCAAGGCTCCAAATTCATTCATCGCCCTCATCATTGGGTTACTTGGGCTTGGTTGCCTGTTCGGATCACTGGAGCTCAACAAAGCGGCAAAGATCGCCGTCGCGATGCGTGAATCTTCACTCGACATCATTTCCGAAATGGACGACCCTGACAAGATTAGCTACGCAATGAGCAACTTGGTTAAAGTGTTGCCACAACGCTGGGACGATGCGCTGGCTCATCGTCGAGCTGCTGTAATCCTGATGCAGCTTTACCAGGCGGAAACTTACCAACAGCTTCTCAGTGAAAAACAATCCAAGTCAGACCTTAGCGCAACCGAACAGGAATCAACCGACACGGAAGACAAGTCATCGCGAGACGAAGATCTTTGGCAGCGTTCATCGGTCTGGCATCTTCACGGAACGATCCGTGAATTACTGCGGAAAGGCGATCGGAAAGCCATCGAGCAGCTCCTGCAACAGCCGACGGTCAAAGATCGTCTCCTGCCGGCCATGAAGCATGTCATCATTGCACGAGACGCAGCTTGTACAATCCCACAGCTTCATTACATGGTCGCTGAACTTCTCGCAAGCAATGCGCCTAACGCCAATGATCAGATTTACCTTGATCGCGCCAAGACCTTGGCCCCGGGGGATGCGAGTCTTTGGTATTGGGCTGGCCTGCTCGATCTCAACAATGACCGAAAAGATGCCGCGTGCCAAAGCTGGCACCACAGCTTGACACTTTCCGATGTCCATCTTAACGACATCATCGAAAATGCTCGTGGCAAACTGACACTGAGAGATCTACTGGAAAAAGTACTTCCCAAGCGCTCGGACATTCTCTTGAAAGTGATTCAACGGAATTTCTTGGGTGATGACAAAATCAAAGTGCGAAATATTTTCCTGCAGCGGGCCGAAGAGTTCATTGAAACCACCGATTTACCGTCAGCCGAAATGGCCTACGTCAAAGGATCCATTTATGGACTCCAAGGCCGAACCACCGAAGCCGCAGCAGAACTCAAGCAAGCCGTCACGTTTGATGGTTCACAATTAAATTGGCGGTTCGAATACGCTCGACGACTCCTGGAACTGGAGGAGTTTGAGGAAGCTCTAAATCAGGTAAAAATCTTGCAAAGCGAGAGACCCAGCCGAGGTGTTTACCGGCGCCTTCGAAAAGAGATCAACAGAAAACGGTATCGGGTTGGAGCCCCTGACACAAAGTAG
- a CDS encoding PmoA family protein encodes MPLKCQSKICTHLLIVLVTCGFVAKSTLRAAETQFQVTVDAGDVDRHQVPVTIPFQLPESLQNEKTARVIDADGKASVGQITRPALLAGDEQDANSRELVFILTKLAAGKSATYDIQISTDAQDLTEGSFAWDDHVGQYTQLSYDGRPILRYMYTPFDTSSIESREQTIKVFHHLFDPAGQQIVTKGPGGKFSHHRGLFYGFNRIRYGTKQADIWHCRKGESQQHVSFEALEAGPVLGRHRLAIDWRGQDGEVFAKELREMTVYHVPGGQLVEFASQLSSTVGPVRLDGDPQHAGFQFRASQEVAARTHPQTYYLRPDGRGKLAETRNWKPDQPNHRNLPWNAQSFVLGDQRFTCSYLDHPANPKPARYSERDYGRFGSYFEYDLDEDRPLKTNYRIWLQTGEMDVAAVSARSSDFVSPPSVTLKRK; translated from the coding sequence ATGCCGCTCAAATGTCAATCCAAAATCTGCACGCATTTGCTCATCGTCTTGGTCACTTGTGGTTTCGTCGCGAAATCGACTCTTCGTGCCGCCGAAACTCAATTTCAGGTAACCGTCGATGCCGGCGATGTCGATCGTCACCAAGTGCCGGTCACCATTCCATTTCAATTGCCTGAGTCGCTTCAGAACGAAAAAACTGCACGGGTCATCGATGCCGATGGAAAAGCGTCCGTAGGACAAATCACGCGTCCGGCTCTCCTGGCAGGAGATGAACAAGATGCAAACTCACGCGAACTTGTTTTCATTCTCACCAAGCTCGCCGCCGGCAAATCAGCAACCTACGACATTCAGATTTCAACAGATGCTCAAGATCTGACTGAAGGTAGCTTTGCCTGGGACGATCATGTGGGACAGTACACCCAACTAAGTTATGACGGCCGCCCTATCCTGCGTTATATGTACACGCCTTTCGATACTTCGTCGATCGAATCGAGAGAACAAACGATCAAGGTATTCCACCATCTATTCGATCCCGCTGGGCAGCAAATCGTCACGAAAGGACCGGGTGGAAAATTCTCACACCATCGCGGACTATTCTACGGCTTCAACCGAATCCGCTACGGAACAAAACAAGCTGACATTTGGCATTGCCGAAAAGGCGAATCCCAGCAACACGTCTCGTTTGAGGCTCTCGAAGCGGGTCCCGTCTTAGGTAGACATCGACTCGCAATCGACTGGCGAGGCCAGGATGGTGAGGTCTTCGCCAAAGAATTGAGAGAAATGACGGTGTACCACGTTCCCGGCGGGCAACTGGTCGAATTTGCCTCCCAGCTTTCGAGTACTGTGGGGCCCGTCAGATTAGACGGCGATCCCCAACACGCTGGCTTTCAATTCCGAGCGTCTCAGGAAGTAGCCGCACGAACCCATCCGCAAACCTACTACCTTCGTCCCGACGGTCGTGGCAAACTGGCTGAAACACGGAATTGGAAACCCGATCAACCCAACCATCGAAACTTGCCGTGGAACGCACAATCTTTTGTGCTCGGAGATCAAAGATTTACCTGCTCCTACCTGGACCACCCAGCCAATCCCAAACCGGCACGTTACAGCGAACGAGACTATGGAAGGTTCGGCTCTTACTTCGAATACGACTTGGATGAGGACCGACCGTTAAAAACGAACTATCGAATTTGGTTACAGACGGGCGAAATGGATGTTGCCGCCGTCTCAGCGAGGAGCAGTGACTTCGTCTCACCGCCGTCGGTAACCCTGAAACGTAAGTAA